In Streptomyces sp. 840.1, one DNA window encodes the following:
- a CDS encoding DUF3626 domain-containing protein, with translation MAALSSGRPLDRAVPLTLNFHPDRTAGGRPILAGLAQDGVYRSQFVTGTSNGGLTAHPGGDRWRWESRIFGGAYDSGPGEQRPVYGALNFRRLATGAAPRFGSAHFRLTAQTLERATFCYPDSAAEPSDFGVAGRMGLIELAESDSRDALDDYIEAQVHGPVLLDRHLEALVLDPSFRGTAVEEAARRLPCRTEWHGGFRLTVAELRRHPDYRGQEFVDLGAEISRGGLLDPRIIGEAARTGRYEAQSLKRVWHCLARFGAPDRTASP, from the coding sequence GTGGCCGCACTCTCCTCCGGGCGGCCGCTGGACCGCGCCGTACCGCTCACGCTGAACTTCCACCCGGACCGGACGGCGGGCGGACGCCCCATCCTGGCGGGGCTTGCGCAGGACGGCGTCTACCGGTCGCAGTTCGTCACCGGTACCAGCAACGGCGGGCTGACGGCGCATCCGGGCGGTGACCGGTGGCGCTGGGAGAGCCGGATCTTCGGCGGCGCCTACGACAGCGGGCCGGGCGAACAACGGCCGGTGTACGGGGCGTTGAACTTCCGGCGGCTGGCGACCGGGGCCGCGCCCCGGTTCGGTTCGGCGCACTTCAGGCTGACCGCGCAGACGCTGGAGCGGGCCACCTTCTGCTACCCGGACAGCGCCGCCGAGCCCTCGGACTTCGGCGTCGCCGGCCGGATGGGCCTCATCGAACTCGCCGAGTCCGACAGCCGGGACGCGCTCGACGACTACATCGAGGCGCAGGTGCACGGCCCGGTCCTGCTCGACCGCCATCTGGAGGCACTGGTCCTCGACCCGAGTTTCCGGGGCACCGCCGTGGAGGAGGCCGCGCGACGGCTGCCCTGCCGTACGGAGTGGCACGGCGGCTTCCGGCTGACCGTGGCTGAGCTGCGCCGCCACCCGGACTACCGGGGCCAGGAGTTCGTCGACCTCGGCGCGGAGATCTCCCGGGGCGGGCTGCTCGATCCCCGGATCATCGGAGAGGCCGCCCGCACCGGCCGTTACGAGGCACAGTCGCTGAAGAGGGTCTGGCACTGCCTGGCCCGCTTCGGCGCCCCGGACCGCACCGCATCACCCTGA
- a CDS encoding peptidoglycan-binding protein translates to MIRQTLPSRRTAGASALAALALATALAAAPGASADESNAPPAGSSPVCAFYDGAAPTVFGEQGDRVSQVQCMLANRRYLPWEAVNGTFDTRTLTAVQRFQADHPPLVPDGLVGPQTWSALWRA, encoded by the coding sequence GTGATCCGCCAAACGCTGCCGTCCCGCCGGACGGCCGGGGCCTCGGCCCTCGCCGCGCTCGCCCTGGCCACCGCGCTCGCCGCCGCCCCCGGCGCCTCGGCCGACGAGAGCAACGCCCCGCCGGCCGGCTCCAGCCCCGTCTGCGCCTTCTACGACGGCGCCGCGCCGACCGTCTTCGGCGAACAGGGCGACCGTGTCTCCCAGGTTCAGTGCATGCTCGCCAACCGGCGCTACCTGCCGTGGGAGGCGGTGAACGGCACGTTCGACACGCGGACCCTCACTGCCGTCCAGCGCTTCCAGGCCGATCACCCGCCCCTCGTACCGGACGGCCTCGTCGGCCCGCAGACCTGGTCGGCGCTCTGGCGCGCGTGA
- a CDS encoding sugar phosphate isomerase/epimerase, which produces MTPSASPPARIRIGSAPDSWGVWFPDDPQQVPWHRFLDEVSTAGYEWIELGPYGYLPTDPARLTDETRSRGLSVSAGTVFTGLHHGPGVWERTWAHVADIAELTRAMGADHLVVIPSFWRDDKTGEVLEDRTLTAEQWSDLTTQTERLGREVQDRFGLRIVVHPHADTHIDSEENVSRFLDATDPALVSLCLDTGHYAYCGGDSVKLIETYGERIGYLHLKQVDPEILAEVVANEVPFGPAVARGVMCEPPGGVPALAPVLDAARRLDVDLFAIVEQDMYPCPPDAPFPIARRTREFLRSCGSPERAARHAERPGT; this is translated from the coding sequence ATGACCCCCTCCGCATCCCCTCCGGCCCGCATCCGTATCGGCTCCGCGCCCGACTCCTGGGGGGTGTGGTTCCCCGACGATCCGCAGCAGGTGCCCTGGCACCGCTTCCTCGACGAGGTCTCCACCGCCGGTTACGAGTGGATCGAGCTCGGCCCGTACGGCTACCTCCCGACCGATCCGGCCCGTCTCACCGACGAGACCCGCAGCCGCGGGCTCAGCGTTTCGGCGGGCACCGTTTTCACCGGATTGCACCACGGTCCGGGCGTCTGGGAACGGACCTGGGCGCATGTCGCCGACATCGCGGAACTCACCCGGGCGATGGGCGCCGACCATCTCGTGGTCATCCCGTCGTTCTGGCGCGACGACAAGACGGGCGAGGTACTGGAGGACCGCACGCTCACGGCGGAACAGTGGAGCGACCTCACCACCCAGACGGAGCGGCTGGGGCGCGAGGTGCAGGACCGCTTCGGTCTGCGCATCGTCGTCCACCCGCACGCCGACACCCACATCGACAGCGAGGAGAACGTCAGCCGGTTCCTCGACGCCACCGATCCCGCGCTGGTCTCGCTCTGCCTCGACACCGGGCACTACGCCTACTGCGGCGGCGACAGCGTCAAACTGATCGAGACCTACGGCGAACGGATCGGCTATCTCCACCTCAAGCAGGTCGACCCGGAGATCCTGGCCGAAGTGGTGGCGAACGAGGTGCCGTTCGGTCCCGCCGTGGCGCGCGGGGTGATGTGCGAACCGCCGGGCGGGGTGCCCGCCCTGGCACCGGTGCTGGACGCCGCGCGACGGCTGGACGTCGACCTGTTCGCGATCGTCGAGCAGGACATGTACCCGTGCCCGCCCGACGCGCCGTTCCCGATCGCCCGCCGCACCCGGGAGTTCCTTCGCTCCTGCGGCAGCCCGGAGCGGGCCGCCCGACACGCCGAGCGGCCCGGAACGTGA
- the iolC gene encoding 5-dehydro-2-deoxygluconokinase: protein MPEPYDVITMGRIGVDLYPLQTGLPLARVDAFGKFLGGSPTNVAVAAARLGRRSAVVTRTGRDAFGEYLHQQLREFGVDDRWVTPVDAYPTPVTFCEIFPPDDFPLYFYRMPKAPDLEIHPAELDLAAVRSARVFWMTGTGLCAEPSCSATLAALRARNRSGITVFDLDWRPMFWDTPPDPASDTSPDAAPGGPHHRSPHPAASARYREALAHATVAVGNLDECEIATGEREPHAAARALLAAGVELAVVKQGPGGVLAVHRDGTVADVPPLPVEVVNGLGAGDAFGGALCHGLLAGWDTARIMRYANAAGAIVASRLACSSAMPFPQEVEEALAAGSVTATEAATQAATKAATDPGLTPTPTPTESGAAS from the coding sequence ATGCCTGAGCCGTACGACGTGATCACCATGGGCCGGATCGGAGTGGATCTCTACCCGCTGCAGACGGGCCTGCCGCTGGCCCGGGTGGACGCGTTCGGGAAGTTCCTCGGCGGCTCGCCCACCAACGTCGCCGTCGCGGCGGCCCGGCTGGGCAGGCGCAGTGCGGTGGTGACCCGGACGGGGCGGGACGCGTTCGGGGAGTACCTCCACCAGCAGCTCAGGGAGTTCGGGGTGGACGACCGGTGGGTGACGCCGGTCGACGCGTACCCGACGCCGGTCACCTTCTGCGAGATCTTCCCGCCCGACGACTTCCCGCTCTACTTCTACCGCATGCCCAAGGCCCCGGACCTGGAGATCCACCCGGCGGAACTGGATCTGGCGGCGGTGCGGTCCGCCCGGGTCTTCTGGATGACCGGCACCGGACTCTGCGCCGAACCCAGCTGTTCCGCGACGCTCGCCGCGCTGCGGGCCAGGAACCGTTCGGGCATCACGGTCTTCGACCTCGACTGGCGCCCCATGTTCTGGGACACCCCGCCGGACCCCGCGTCAGACACATCGCCGGACGCCGCACCCGGTGGCCCGCACCACCGCTCGCCCCACCCCGCCGCCTCCGCCCGGTACCGCGAGGCCCTCGCCCACGCCACCGTCGCCGTGGGCAACCTCGACGAGTGCGAGATCGCGACCGGCGAGCGCGAACCGCACGCCGCCGCGCGCGCCCTGCTCGCCGCCGGGGTCGAGCTGGCCGTCGTGAAGCAGGGCCCCGGCGGCGTCCTCGCGGTCCACCGCGACGGCACCGTGGCCGACGTGCCGCCGCTCCCGGTGGAGGTGGTCAACGGCCTGGGCGCCGGTGACGCGTTCGGCGGCGCGCTCTGCCACGGCCTGCTCGCCGGCTGGGACACCGCCCGCATCATGCGGTACGCCAACGCCGCGGGCGCCATCGTCGCCTCCAGGCTCGCCTGCTCCTCCGCGATGCCGTTCCCGCAGGAGGTCGAGGAAGCGCTCGCCGCAGGCTCCGTGACCGCGACGGAAGCCGCGACGCAAGCCGCCACGAAGGCCGCGACGGACCCGGGCCTCACCCCCACCCCCACCCCCACCGAATCCGGAGCGGCGTCATGA
- a CDS encoding deoxyribose-phosphate aldolase produces the protein MTAPAASLSDLVHLRMHHPEAVAEAAARRRRRPLVGSGGRLMIIAADHPARGSLAVGERELAMANRFELLDRLCLALSRPGVDGVLATADILDDLLLLGALEDKVVIGSMNRGGLAGAAFELDDRFTGHRPEDLDRLGFDAGKLLLRIDYDDPGSLDTMHSTARAIDAMAAYRLPVFVEPFLCRRAGGKVRNDLSAAAVSTSIAIASGLAGTSAYTWLKVPVTEKPEDMAQVMESSTLPAVLLGGEVGEDQDGAYERWRTALRLPTVRGLVVGRSLLYPSDGDVGGAVDTAVSLLEPGATGREGA, from the coding sequence ATGACGGCCCCGGCTGCTTCCCTCTCCGACCTCGTCCACCTGCGCATGCACCACCCGGAAGCCGTCGCGGAGGCTGCCGCGCGGCGGCGCAGGCGGCCGCTCGTCGGCAGCGGCGGGCGGCTGATGATCATCGCGGCCGACCACCCGGCCCGTGGCTCGCTCGCCGTCGGAGAGCGGGAACTCGCCATGGCCAACCGGTTCGAACTGCTGGACCGGCTCTGTCTGGCGCTCTCCAGACCCGGCGTCGACGGAGTCCTCGCCACCGCCGACATCCTCGACGACCTGCTGCTCCTGGGCGCCCTGGAGGACAAGGTCGTCATCGGCTCGATGAACCGGGGCGGTCTGGCCGGTGCCGCCTTCGAACTGGACGACCGGTTCACCGGCCACCGCCCCGAGGACCTCGACCGGCTCGGCTTCGACGCGGGCAAGCTCCTGCTGCGGATCGACTACGACGACCCCGGCTCCCTCGACACGATGCACAGCACCGCCCGCGCTATCGACGCCATGGCCGCTTACCGGCTGCCGGTCTTCGTCGAACCCTTCCTCTGCCGCCGCGCCGGCGGCAAGGTCCGCAACGACCTGAGCGCGGCGGCGGTGAGCACCTCCATCGCCATCGCCTCGGGGCTGGCCGGCACCTCCGCGTACACCTGGCTCAAGGTCCCCGTCACCGAGAAGCCCGAGGACATGGCGCAGGTCATGGAGAGCTCCACGCTGCCCGCCGTGCTGCTGGGCGGCGAGGTGGGCGAGGACCAGGACGGCGCGTACGAGAGGTGGCGCACCGCGCTGCGGCTGCCGACCGTCCGGGGGCTGGTGGTGGGGCGGTCGCTGCTCTACCCGTCCGACGGGGATGTGGGCGGCGCGGTCGACACGGCCGTATCGCTGCTCGAACCGGGCGCGACGGGTAGGGAAGGAGCATGA
- the iolB gene encoding 5-deoxy-glucuronate isomerase, which yields MTMHTEPRRHLPAGSAARGPYALDIGPEQAGWDRSSLRVVELEPGGVHTLVTGESEWIVLPLTGACTVHVSDEIFELLGRRSVFSGVSDFAYVPRDAHAQIASGAGGRFALAGAKCERRLPARYGPAPEVPVELRGSGNCSRQVNNFAAADTFDCDRLIAVEVLTPGGNWSSYPPHKHDEDHPGEESVLEEIYYFEVADDGLGYHRVSPSRPGGTDVLAEVRSGDAVLIPDGWHGPSIAAPGRTLYYLNVMAGPGAERQWLIRDHPDHGWIRDTWSSVPMDARLPFYGPEDHA from the coding sequence ATGACGATGCACACAGAACCGAGGCGCCACCTGCCCGCGGGGAGCGCGGCGCGCGGTCCCTACGCCCTCGACATCGGGCCCGAGCAGGCCGGCTGGGACCGGTCGAGCCTGCGCGTGGTGGAGCTGGAACCGGGAGGTGTTCACACACTTGTCACCGGGGAGAGCGAGTGGATCGTGCTGCCGTTGACGGGTGCCTGTACGGTGCACGTCTCAGATGAGATCTTTGAACTGCTGGGCCGGAGAAGCGTGTTCAGCGGGGTATCCGACTTCGCGTACGTACCGCGTGACGCCCATGCACAGATCGCCTCCGGCGCAGGCGGCCGCTTCGCCCTGGCAGGAGCGAAGTGCGAGCGACGACTCCCCGCTCGCTACGGCCCCGCGCCGGAGGTACCCGTCGAGCTGCGCGGCTCCGGCAACTGCTCCCGCCAGGTCAACAACTTCGCCGCCGCCGACACCTTCGACTGCGACCGGCTGATCGCCGTCGAGGTCCTCACCCCCGGCGGCAACTGGTCCTCCTACCCGCCGCACAAGCACGACGAGGACCACCCAGGCGAGGAGTCCGTCCTCGAGGAGATCTACTACTTCGAGGTGGCGGACGACGGCCTGGGCTACCACCGGGTGTCCCCGTCCCGACCCGGCGGTACGGACGTGCTGGCCGAGGTCCGCAGCGGCGACGCGGTCCTGATCCCGGACGGCTGGCACGGCCCGTCCATCGCCGCGCCCGGCCGCACCCTGTACTACCTGAACGTGATGGCGGGGCCGGGCGCGGAGCGGCAGTGGCTGATCCGCGACCACCCCGACCACGGCTGGATCCGCGACACCTGGTCATCCGTGCCCATGGACGCGAGGCTCCCGTTCTACGGACCGGAGGACCACGCGTGA